A genomic segment from Ruegeria sp. TM1040 encodes:
- the rseP gene encoding RIP metalloprotease RseP: MDAVFLVSQLGGLLYTIGSFVVVLSIIVFVHEYGHYIVGRWCGIHPEVFSLGFGPVLASRVDKRGTRWQLAAFPFGGFVKFLGDADAASGKDASAISAAERDPELLRKTMHGAPLWARAATVAAGPIFNFVLAAVIFTGVNLSRGQMQEPFAVGEIKPLPAESYTLQPGDEILSVAGIVTPDFSDAVAWGAFEGGLPVEKVLEYRVVRDGQEMIARGPYLTPSLVSGVAPRSAASDAGLREGDVIVGVDGEEIFAFSHLKERVETGAGAPLELTVWNAGQTREVTLTPRRTDEPTADGGFQTNWRIGIAGGLAFEPARESVSPVAAVGQGVTQVWIMIEQSLSGLKHMITGQISTCNLSGPVAIAEISGTLASQGAMNFIWLIAALSTGIGLLNLFPVPVLDGGHLVFFAYEAVTGKPPNDRAMQILMTIGLTLILGLMIFSVSNDLLFC; the protein is encoded by the coding sequence TTGGACGCAGTATTTTTGGTCTCGCAACTGGGCGGGCTCCTTTACACGATCGGCAGCTTTGTCGTGGTGCTTTCGATCATCGTGTTCGTGCATGAATACGGTCATTACATCGTGGGACGTTGGTGCGGCATTCATCCGGAGGTCTTCTCGCTGGGGTTTGGCCCGGTGCTGGCCAGCCGGGTCGACAAGCGCGGCACCCGATGGCAGCTGGCGGCCTTTCCGTTTGGCGGGTTTGTGAAATTTCTGGGCGACGCGGACGCGGCCTCTGGCAAGGATGCCAGCGCGATTTCGGCGGCCGAGCGCGACCCTGAACTGCTGCGCAAAACCATGCATGGCGCGCCGCTCTGGGCGCGGGCGGCAACCGTGGCGGCGGGTCCGATTTTCAACTTCGTCCTTGCGGCAGTGATCTTCACCGGCGTCAATCTGAGCCGGGGCCAGATGCAGGAGCCTTTTGCAGTAGGCGAAATCAAGCCACTGCCCGCAGAGAGCTACACCCTGCAGCCCGGTGACGAAATTCTGTCGGTCGCAGGGATCGTGACGCCAGATTTTTCTGACGCCGTTGCTTGGGGCGCCTTCGAGGGCGGCCTGCCAGTGGAAAAGGTTCTGGAGTATCGCGTTGTGCGCGACGGTCAGGAAATGATCGCCCGCGGGCCCTATCTGACCCCAAGCCTCGTCTCCGGTGTGGCGCCGCGCAGCGCGGCATCTGACGCAGGCCTGCGCGAAGGCGATGTGATCGTAGGGGTCGATGGTGAAGAGATCTTTGCCTTCTCCCACTTGAAGGAACGTGTCGAGACCGGTGCGGGTGCGCCCTTGGAGTTGACCGTCTGGAACGCGGGCCAGACACGCGAGGTGACACTAACGCCACGCCGAACCGATGAACCGACAGCCGATGGCGGGTTCCAGACCAATTGGCGGATCGGGATCGCCGGCGGGCTTGCCTTTGAGCCTGCGCGCGAGTCGGTCTCGCCTGTGGCCGCCGTCGGGCAGGGGGTGACACAGGTCTGGATCATGATTGAACAATCCCTTTCGGGTCTGAAACACATGATCACGGGTCAGATCAGCACCTGCAACCTCTCTGGCCCGGTTGCGATCGCCGAGATTTCCGGAACTCTGGCAAGCCAGGGGGCGATGAATTTCATCTGGTTGATTGCGGCGCTGTCGACAGGGATTGGTCTTTTGAACCTTTTTCCAGTGCCGGTGCTGGATGGCGGTCACCTGGTTTTC
- the dxr gene encoding 1-deoxy-D-xylulose-5-phosphate reductoisomerase gives MKKISIFGATGSIGQSTIDLIRRAPDAYDVVALSGGHNVAQLARDAIELQADIAITAHDARLEELRSALAGSGVEAASGAAALVEAASRPADWIMSAIVGAAGLAPGLKALEQGTTLALANKESLVCAGALLMQTAADHGARILPVDSEHSAVFQALVGERIEEVERIIITASGGAFRDWPLERLKTASLAEASSHPNWDMGQRITIDSASMFNKALEVIETREFFGVAPEQIEVLVHPQSLVHALVGFRDGALMSHLGAPDMRHAIGYALHWPDRNALPVARLDLAAIGQLEFRAPDLQRYPALRLAQEVMRRGGLSGAAFNGAKERALDHFIAGRIGFLDMASLTEEGLATLEAQPGLIDASMTLENVTRVDDLARRAVDQVVTQRTG, from the coding sequence ATGAAAAAGATATCGATTTTTGGGGCAACGGGATCAATCGGGCAGAGCACCATTGACCTGATCCGCCGCGCCCCCGACGCCTATGACGTGGTGGCGCTCAGCGGTGGGCATAATGTGGCGCAGCTGGCGCGGGACGCCATAGAACTGCAAGCAGATATAGCGATCACGGCGCATGACGCCCGGCTTGAGGAGCTGCGCTCCGCGCTTGCGGGCAGTGGCGTTGAAGCGGCCTCGGGCGCGGCGGCCCTGGTGGAGGCCGCAAGCCGTCCTGCGGATTGGATCATGTCGGCCATCGTGGGCGCTGCGGGTCTTGCGCCGGGCCTCAAAGCGCTGGAGCAGGGCACGACGCTGGCGCTGGCCAACAAGGAATCCCTCGTCTGTGCGGGCGCGCTTTTGATGCAGACCGCTGCAGATCACGGCGCGCGGATTTTGCCCGTGGACAGTGAGCACTCAGCTGTGTTTCAGGCGCTTGTCGGCGAACGTATCGAAGAGGTCGAGCGTATCATCATCACTGCGTCGGGCGGTGCCTTTCGGGACTGGCCGCTGGAACGGTTAAAAACGGCATCATTGGCCGAGGCCTCTTCTCATCCCAATTGGGACATGGGGCAGCGGATCACGATCGACAGTGCGTCGATGTTCAACAAGGCGCTTGAAGTCATTGAAACCAGAGAATTCTTTGGTGTTGCGCCTGAGCAGATCGAGGTATTGGTGCATCCCCAGTCGCTGGTTCATGCGCTGGTCGGATTTCGCGATGGTGCGCTCATGAGCCACCTTGGCGCGCCGGATATGCGCCATGCCATCGGCTATGCGTTGCACTGGCCGGACCGCAATGCGCTGCCGGTGGCGCGGCTCGATCTGGCCGCAATCGGCCAGCTGGAATTTCGCGCGCCCGATCTTCAGCGCTATCCGGCGCTGAGGCTTGCGCAAGAGGTCATGCGGCGTGGCGGGCTGAGCGGGGCGGCCTTCAACGGCGCCAAGGAACGCGCGCTCGATCACTTTATCGCGGGGCGCATTGGTTTTCTGGACATGGCCAGCCTAACTGAAGAAGGACTGGCGACGCTCGAGGCCCAACCGGGCCTTATTGATGCCTCAATGACACTTGAAAACGTCACCCGAGTTGACGATCTGGCGCGTAGGGCGGTGGATCAGGTCGTGACGCAACGAACAGGATAG
- a CDS encoding phosphatidate cytidylyltransferase → MKTPLSAHASKANRWADLGPRTASAVVLALLGGAAIYLGNLAFALFVSLSVGAVFWEVTRMYRTDGSLLALGFGALAAAAVCVASIVPLFLALLVLAVPMVVGTRILEERNLSFLAILVWVLLGGFGLIWMREGMGVTWTIWLISVVVATDVAGYFAGKTFGGPKLWPAVSPKKTWSGTSGGWGAAAGVGLVFALFVGLPWSLVWISVFVSMASQAGDIVESAVKRYRNVKDSSQIIPGHGGVFDRFDGMLGAGALCFLIAIIWG, encoded by the coding sequence ATGAAAACACCTCTTAGCGCGCATGCCTCCAAGGCGAACCGTTGGGCCGATCTCGGACCGCGCACTGCCTCTGCGGTTGTGCTGGCCCTGTTGGGCGGCGCTGCGATTTATCTCGGCAACCTTGCGTTTGCCCTGTTTGTGTCCCTGAGCGTGGGCGCGGTTTTCTGGGAAGTCACCCGGATGTATCGTACCGATGGGAGCCTCCTTGCGCTTGGCTTTGGCGCGCTGGCTGCAGCTGCGGTGTGCGTTGCGTCAATCGTGCCGCTGTTTCTCGCGCTCTTGGTTCTCGCGGTGCCGATGGTGGTAGGAACCCGCATCCTCGAAGAGCGCAACCTCTCGTTTCTGGCGATCCTGGTCTGGGTGCTTCTTGGCGGTTTTGGACTGATTTGGATGCGTGAGGGCATGGGAGTCACCTGGACCATCTGGCTGATTTCCGTCGTCGTTGCGACGGATGTGGCAGGGTACTTTGCTGGAAAGACGTTCGGCGGACCGAAACTCTGGCCTGCCGTCAGCCCAAAGAAGACCTGGTCCGGCACCTCTGGCGGCTGGGGCGCTGCAGCAGGCGTGGGGCTGGTCTTTGCGCTCTTTGTCGGTCTTCCCTGGAGCCTCGTTTGGATCTCGGTTTTTGTGTCGATGGCAAGCCAGGCTGGTGACATCGTGGAAAGCGCGGTCAAACGCTACCGCAATGTCAAGGATTCAAGCCAGATCATCCCGGGCCACGGCGGTGTTTTTGACCGTTTTGATGGCATGCTGGGCGCTGGGGCACTCTGTTTCTTGATCGCCATCATCTGGGGATGA
- a CDS encoding isoprenyl transferase, which produces MSLVTDSATPRAAGAGDPAPGVGDGPKHVAIIMDGNGRWAQARGRPRLFGHHAGARRVREVVECCPSLGIKYLTIFAFSTENWKRTQVEVAGLMSLFRRYISKEMKALAAKNVRVRFIGDRVRLDTKLVQLMDALELETAGNDGTHLTIALNYGGRDEVARATQRLAQDVADGRLDPRDVDEETLPRYLDTHVLPDPDLVIRTSGEARISNFLLWQSAYSEYEFIDTLWPDFSSEELARLCRNFGNRDRRFGATKK; this is translated from the coding sequence ATGTCACTCGTCACAGATAGCGCAACGCCGCGTGCGGCTGGTGCGGGAGATCCTGCACCGGGCGTTGGTGACGGGCCGAAACATGTAGCGATCATCATGGATGGCAACGGCCGCTGGGCGCAGGCGCGCGGGCGGCCACGGCTGTTCGGGCATCATGCGGGCGCGCGGCGCGTGCGCGAAGTGGTGGAATGCTGTCCGTCGCTTGGGATCAAGTATCTCACGATTTTTGCCTTCTCGACTGAAAACTGGAAACGCACACAGGTCGAGGTCGCAGGCCTGATGAGCTTGTTCCGGCGCTATATCTCCAAGGAAATGAAGGCGCTGGCGGCAAAGAATGTGCGCGTTCGTTTCATCGGAGACCGCGTGCGGCTCGACACCAAACTGGTGCAGCTGATGGATGCGCTCGAGCTCGAGACCGCAGGCAATGACGGCACTCACCTCACCATTGCGCTGAATTACGGCGGGCGGGATGAGGTGGCACGCGCAACTCAGCGTCTGGCACAGGATGTTGCGGATGGGCGGCTGGACCCCAGGGACGTCGATGAAGAAACCCTGCCGCGCTATCTCGACACCCATGTGCTGCCGGATCCGGATCTGGTGATCCGTACCTCAGGTGAGGCGCGGATCTCGAATTTCTTGCTGTGGCAGTCCGCCTATTCTGAATACGAGTTCATCGACACGCTGTGGCCCGATTTTTCATCCGAAGAACTGGCGCGCCTGTGTCGTAACTTCGGCAATCGAGACAGACGGTTCGGGGCCACCAAGAAATGA
- the frr gene encoding ribosome recycling factor, with the protein MSEEFELDTDDLKRRMDGAMANLKTEFASLRTGRASASMLEPVMVDAYGSMTPINQVGTVNVPEPRMVTINVWDKGLVGKVEKAIRESGLGINPQLNGTIIMLPIPELNEERRRELTKVAGQYAEHARVSIRNVRRDGMDQIKKAKADGMSEDDQKFWETEVQELTDKMIKAVDAALETKQAEIMQV; encoded by the coding sequence ATGTCTGAAGAGTTTGAACTGGACACCGATGATCTGAAACGCCGCATGGACGGCGCGATGGCGAATCTCAAAACAGAATTCGCGTCGCTGCGCACCGGTCGCGCCTCCGCGTCGATGCTGGAACCGGTGATGGTGGATGCCTACGGGTCGATGACTCCGATCAACCAAGTGGGCACCGTGAACGTGCCCGAGCCGCGTATGGTGACCATCAATGTCTGGGACAAGGGTCTCGTTGGCAAAGTTGAAAAAGCGATCCGCGAGTCGGGCCTCGGTATCAACCCGCAGCTTAATGGCACCATCATCATGCTGCCGATCCCCGAGTTGAACGAGGAACGCCGCCGCGAGTTGACCAAGGTTGCCGGCCAATATGCCGAACACGCCCGCGTGTCGATCCGCAATGTGCGCCGCGACGGGATGGATCAGATCAAGAAAGCCAAAGCCGACGGCATGTCCGAGGACGACCAGAAATTCTGGGAGACCGAGGTTCAGGAACTGACCGACAAGATGATCAAGGCCGTGGACGCTGCGCTGGAGACCAAGCAAGCCGAAATCATGCAGGTTTGA
- the pyrH gene encoding UMP kinase has translation MPQSPEQPDVSSTVSYNRVMLKISGEALMGTQGFGLHPPTVRRIAEEVKSVHDLGVEICMVIGGGNIFRGLSGSAQGMERTTADYMGMLATVMNALGMQSALEDLGVFTRVISAIRMDEVAEPYIRRRAVRHLEKKRVCIFAAGTGNPYFTTDTAATLRANEMNCEAIFMGKNGVDGVYDKDPKTNEDAKRYDSVSYDDVLAKRLKVMDASAIALARDNNLPLIVFGLDEPGGFRGVLAGEGTYTKVHG, from the coding sequence ATGCCCCAGAGCCCAGAGCAGCCGGACGTCTCATCGACCGTAAGTTATAACCGTGTGATGCTGAAAATTTCCGGCGAGGCCCTTATGGGAACGCAAGGGTTTGGTCTGCATCCGCCGACCGTGCGCAGAATCGCCGAAGAAGTGAAATCTGTGCATGATCTCGGCGTCGAGATTTGCATGGTGATCGGGGGTGGCAACATCTTTCGCGGGCTTTCGGGCTCGGCACAGGGGATGGAGCGGACCACCGCTGACTACATGGGGATGCTCGCAACCGTGATGAACGCGCTGGGGATGCAGTCCGCGCTAGAGGATCTCGGGGTGTTTACCCGCGTGATCTCGGCCATCCGCATGGATGAGGTCGCAGAGCCCTACATCCGCCGCCGCGCCGTGCGCCACCTGGAAAAGAAACGGGTCTGCATTTTTGCCGCGGGCACCGGCAACCCCTATTTCACCACCGATACCGCCGCGACCCTGCGCGCCAATGAGATGAATTGCGAAGCGATCTTTATGGGCAAGAACGGGGTGGACGGGGTCTATGACAAGGACCCCAAAACCAACGAGGACGCCAAGCGCTATGACAGCGTGAGCTATGACGATGTACTCGCCAAACGCCTGAAGGTCATGGACGCCTCGGCCATCGCGCTGGCGCGGGACAACAACCTGCCGTTGATTGTCTTTGGCCTGGACGAGCCTGGCGGATTCCGCGGCGTGCTTGCGGGCGAGGGCACCTATACCAAGGTACACGGTTAA
- the miaA gene encoding tRNA (adenosine(37)-N6)-dimethylallyltransferase MiaA: MDIDKIPADQPVLIAGPTASGKSELALRIAEHSGGVIVNADASQVYDCWRVVTARPSAEDESRAAHALYGHLSYDTLYSAGHWLRDVTPLLKGTKRPIIVGGTGLYFLTLTEGMADIPATPPEVRAEADTLSLETLAADLDPETRARIDMQNRARVQRAWEVLRATGRPLAEWQDDTPPPLLPAKDCTALVVEAERDWLETRIRRRFSMMIAQGALEEARAMQDRYDPALPSCKAIGVPELMAHLSGALTLEQAEERASVATRQYAKRQRTWFRARMKSWQRVSPQA, from the coding sequence TTGGATATTGATAAAATCCCAGCTGATCAGCCCGTGCTGATTGCCGGTCCAACCGCATCTGGCAAATCCGAGCTGGCGCTGCGCATCGCCGAACACAGCGGTGGCGTGATCGTCAATGCCGACGCAAGCCAGGTCTATGACTGCTGGCGGGTTGTGACCGCGCGCCCCTCGGCAGAAGACGAATCCCGCGCAGCGCACGCGCTTTATGGTCATCTGAGCTATGACACACTTTATTCCGCCGGGCACTGGCTGCGCGATGTCACACCGCTCTTGAAGGGCACGAAGCGCCCCATCATTGTTGGGGGCACCGGGCTTTATTTTCTGACACTCACAGAGGGGATGGCAGATATTCCCGCAACCCCGCCCGAAGTGCGCGCCGAAGCGGATACTCTGTCGCTCGAAACGCTCGCCGCAGATCTCGATCCAGAGACGCGCGCCCGCATCGACATGCAGAACCGCGCGCGTGTGCAACGCGCCTGGGAGGTATTGCGCGCCACCGGACGCCCGCTCGCCGAATGGCAGGATGACACGCCGCCACCGCTCTTGCCTGCCAAGGATTGCACCGCGCTGGTGGTCGAAGCAGAGCGCGACTGGCTCGAAACGCGCATTCGGCGTCGGTTTTCTATGATGATTGCCCAAGGCGCGCTCGAGGAGGCGCGCGCCATGCAGGACAGGTATGATCCCGCGCTTCCCTCCTGCAAAGCGATCGGCGTCCCGGAGCTGATGGCGCATCTGAGTGGCGCACTCACCCTAGAGCAAGCAGAGGAACGCGCCTCAGTTGCGACCCGGCAATATGCCAAGCGGCAGCGCACTTGGTTCCGCGCCCGAATGAAATCTTGGCAGAGGGTCTCGCCGCAGGCATGA
- a CDS encoding AraC family transcriptional regulator gives MPFDPKIRGPLDVRPLLQLMSAGSWQVELAHERDCHLVIWITRGQGRVLLDGQCRGFGPHTALCIPARTLFSLELGRQCIGQVLRIGEDIPCGLPETPMQIRINDMQEQGRINALFDAALREQQVADDHTAKAITSYADLVGIHLQRLWVRAPENRKPTAARRLCRAYCARLAQDAEGAFNMAGHASELGVTPTHLTRVCKQETGKTAAALLTERQLHAARSLLASTRLPMRDIAQSLGFGSAAYFTRFITQHTGSTPSDLRKKAHGAQLASGRNP, from the coding sequence ATGCCATTTGACCCCAAGATCCGTGGACCGCTGGACGTACGACCGCTTTTGCAGCTGATGTCCGCAGGGTCCTGGCAGGTTGAATTGGCCCACGAGCGCGACTGCCATCTGGTGATCTGGATCACCCGCGGTCAAGGCCGCGTGTTGTTGGATGGGCAGTGTCGCGGCTTTGGTCCTCATACGGCCCTGTGCATACCAGCGCGAACATTGTTCTCGCTCGAGTTGGGCCGACAATGCATTGGGCAAGTCCTGCGCATCGGCGAAGACATCCCCTGCGGCCTTCCTGAAACCCCGATGCAGATCCGCATAAACGACATGCAGGAGCAGGGGCGGATCAATGCGCTCTTTGACGCGGCCTTGCGCGAGCAGCAGGTCGCGGATGACCACACCGCCAAAGCTATCACGAGCTATGCTGATCTGGTGGGCATCCACCTGCAACGGCTTTGGGTCAGAGCGCCCGAGAACCGAAAACCCACGGCCGCGCGCAGGCTCTGCCGCGCCTATTGTGCGCGGCTGGCGCAAGACGCCGAAGGGGCGTTTAACATGGCGGGCCATGCGTCAGAGCTTGGCGTGACACCGACGCATCTGACACGCGTTTGCAAGCAGGAGACCGGAAAGACCGCCGCAGCGCTGCTCACCGAGCGGCAGTTACACGCGGCGCGGAGCCTCCTCGCCTCGACACGTTTGCCAATGCGCGACATTGCGCAAAGTCTCGGTTTCGGAAGCGCCGCCTATTTCACCCGTTTTATTACCCAGCACACGGGCAGCACCCCAAGCGATCTGCGCAAGAAGGCACATGGCGCTCAGCTTGCCTCTGGTCGGAATCCCTGA